A window of the Virgibacillus pantothenticus genome harbors these coding sequences:
- a CDS encoding tail fiber domain-containing protein, translating into MGIQIINPLDYGAVGDGINDDTQAFIRIEEENHNMFVNLLGKTYFVTKKFSRNIYLNGDFKINNMLYDAPFQITRAGNTNVFSGKQAGESNDFYYEKSGGYRNVGIGELSLNKNGSNIEKAGWRNVAVGHSSMRDNIVGYNNVAVGDSALERNIGRIINSEGKPDRNDEGSRNTALGSYALRYNVSGRGNVGLGRNAAHANETGNYNTAVGTNAYSGTVTEGGQQDRKQASENTAVGYNSLFNTNANRNTGVGSWSLYNNKTGIYNTIVGWRSAFSSKANNRLISIGSSTMRDLEGSGNHDNVAVGTEAMRYLKQGHSNTALGDKALSYDVNGNPLTNVKNSIGIGKQSRVSGDSQLQLGSSGITTYAYGAIQNRSDKRDKADIKDTALGLEFILKLRPRDFKWDYRDDYIELNNDGSVTKLKKDGTKKRNRYHHGLIAQEVKTVMEDLNVDFGGFQDHKENNGNDVLTIGYTELVAPLIKAIQDLNIKVESLNREIEELKK; encoded by the coding sequence ATGGGAATCCAAATTATTAATCCACTTGATTATGGTGCTGTTGGGGACGGAATTAATGATGACACGCAAGCTTTTATAAGAATTGAGGAAGAAAATCATAATATGTTTGTAAACTTATTGGGGAAAACTTATTTTGTTACTAAGAAATTTTCTAGAAACATTTATCTTAATGGTGATTTCAAAATTAACAATATGTTATACGACGCTCCGTTTCAGATTACACGAGCTGGAAACACAAATGTATTTTCTGGAAAGCAAGCAGGTGAGTCTAATGACTTTTATTACGAAAAGTCAGGTGGTTATAGAAATGTGGGTATTGGAGAATTATCATTAAACAAGAATGGGAGTAATATTGAAAAGGCCGGATGGCGTAACGTTGCCGTTGGACATTCATCTATGAGAGATAATATTGTAGGCTATAATAACGTTGCAGTTGGTGATTCAGCACTTGAGAGAAATATTGGACGTATTATTAATTCTGAAGGTAAACCTGATAGAAATGATGAGGGAAGTCGCAACACGGCACTTGGTTCCTACGCTTTAAGATATAATGTTTCAGGAAGAGGGAACGTTGGATTAGGAAGAAATGCAGCACATGCAAATGAAACAGGAAATTATAATACAGCTGTAGGAACAAACGCTTACTCTGGAACTGTAACAGAAGGCGGTCAACAGGACCGAAAACAAGCAAGTGAGAATACTGCTGTCGGTTATAATTCGCTATTTAACACAAACGCAAACCGCAATACAGGTGTTGGATCCTGGTCTTTATACAATAATAAAACAGGTATCTATAATACAATAGTGGGATGGCGATCAGCGTTTTCCTCTAAGGCAAATAACCGTTTAATCTCTATCGGTTCTTCTACAATGAGAGATTTAGAAGGTTCAGGAAATCACGATAATGTTGCTGTAGGAACCGAAGCAATGCGTTATTTAAAGCAGGGGCATTCTAATACTGCTTTAGGTGATAAAGCTCTTTCCTATGATGTAAACGGTAATCCTTTAACAAATGTTAAAAATTCAATAGGGATTGGCAAACAATCCAGAGTATCAGGAGATAGTCAGTTACAATTAGGAAGCAGTGGAATAACAACATATGCTTATGGAGCAATTCAAAACCGCTCAGATAAAAGGGATAAAGCAGACATAAAAGATACAGCTTTAGGGTTAGAATTCATTTTGAAATTGCGTCCTAGAGATTTTAAATGGGATTATCGTGATGATTATATTGAACTTAACAATGATGGATCTGTTACTAAATTAAAAAAAGACGGCACCAAAAAGCGTAATAGGTATCATCATGGGTTGATTGCTCAGGAAGTAAAAACTGTAATGGAAGATTTAAATGTAGATTTTGGAGGGTTCCAAGATCATAAAGAGAATAACGGTAACGATGTTCTGACAATTGGCTATACGGAGTTAGTTGCACCATTGATAAAAGCAATACAAGATTTAAATATAAAAGTTGAATCACTCAATCGAGAAATTGAAGAGTTAAAAAAATAA
- a CDS encoding ParB N-terminal domain-containing protein has translation MKIETVSIEKINPATYNPRIDLQPGDDEYEKLKRSIDEFGYIEPLVWNKQTGNLVGGHQRLKILLEQGIKEVQVSVVDLDPKKEKALNIALNKISGSWDEHKLAELLQELSDTPLGIEITGFAKDELSDLMADLPNDTEIETPVEDDNFDVDEAVENIVDPETKYGDVWKLGRHLLVCGDATKTEDIIKLMGDDKADLVITDPPYNVAVTSESKELSQSGRNSIMNDDMSAVEFDSFLDGVFKNYAYLMKDTAAKLYHPGNTGNY, from the coding sequence ATGAAAATAGAAACAGTTAGTATCGAGAAAATTAACCCAGCTACGTATAATCCTAGAATAGATTTACAGCCGGGAGACGATGAATACGAAAAGCTTAAACGATCTATTGATGAGTTCGGATATATAGAGCCACTTGTTTGGAATAAACAAACTGGAAATTTAGTAGGTGGTCATCAGCGCTTAAAAATATTGCTAGAGCAAGGCATAAAAGAAGTGCAGGTATCTGTAGTAGATTTAGATCCTAAGAAGGAAAAAGCGCTCAATATAGCATTAAATAAAATTAGTGGTAGTTGGGATGAGCATAAATTAGCTGAATTACTGCAGGAGTTATCTGATACCCCTTTAGGAATTGAAATAACTGGATTTGCTAAAGATGAACTGAGCGATTTAATGGCTGATTTACCAAATGATACAGAAATTGAAACTCCTGTAGAAGATGATAATTTTGACGTTGATGAAGCTGTTGAAAATATTGTAGACCCAGAAACAAAGTATGGCGATGTTTGGAAGCTGGGTCGTCACCTATTAGTATGTGGAGACGCTACTAAAACAGAGGATATCATTAAGCTGATGGGTGATGATAAAGCGGACCTCGTTATTACTGATCCTCCCTACAATGTAGCGGTAACAAGCGAATCTAAGGAATTGAGCCAATCTGGTAGAAATTCCATCATGAATGACGATATGTCAGCTGTGGAATTTGACAGTTTCCTAGATGGTGTATTTAAGAATTATGCATATTTGATGAAAGATACAGCTGCCAAGCTTTACCATCCAGGAAATACAGGGAATTATTAG
- a CDS encoding helix-turn-helix domain-containing protein, translated as MPFSYKPLWRLLLEHDLNKTQLREELGLATATMAKMGKNEYVSMEVIDKICNHFNVQPNEIIEWVNSDE; from the coding sequence ATGCCATTTTCGTACAAACCGTTATGGAGACTATTACTAGAACACGACTTAAACAAAACACAGTTGCGAGAAGAATTGGGTCTAGCTACTGCAACCATGGCCAAAATGGGGAAGAATGAATATGTTTCTATGGAAGTAATCGATAAGATATGTAATCATTTCAATGTACAGCCCAATGAAATAATAGAATGGGTGAATAGTGATGAATGA
- a CDS encoding recombinase family protein — translation MNEGFDIKYVALYLRKSRGEGEQDLENHRYMLVNMCKENNWRYLEYKEIASSETIEYRPEFKKLLKDVQEGLFDAVLVVDYQRLGRGEIEDQGLIKRVFKDSRTYIVTPEKIYNLVDDTDDLLVDVSGLLARQEFKSIKRNLQRGKKIGAKLGRWTNGTPPFPYRYEASIKNIVVDEEKNKIYQEMKNMILNEHPCYEVCWYLNNRGVKSPRGGIWHENTVRRIMLDETHLGKKITNKTEGSAHKNKKTKPLRQLPREEWDIVENSHEAVKTQEEHEQILTIFSKRKIVPHRSRSGTYILSGIVYCSKCGKSMQFTNKETKNGNVAYIRKCQKSDPYGNRCENRGIIANAIYDAINIEVQAYESQLLKHEEYENQEEIKRIQDVISFKQSQINKLNNALARIKELYEIGDYTREEYQDRKKVREREITSTQNEIEELKAKQNVQERVNNKERIIKIKEFKQIWSAEVENKVKNQALKKIISRINYERDENGNAKIDIVFN, via the coding sequence ATGAATGAAGGTTTTGATATAAAATACGTTGCTCTATACCTACGGAAGTCTAGAGGCGAAGGTGAGCAAGACCTCGAAAATCATAGATACATGCTAGTTAATATGTGCAAAGAAAATAATTGGCGTTATTTAGAGTACAAAGAGATAGCTAGTTCTGAAACAATTGAGTATAGACCTGAATTCAAAAAACTACTAAAGGATGTCCAAGAGGGCTTATTCGATGCGGTACTTGTTGTTGATTACCAACGTCTTGGACGAGGAGAAATTGAAGATCAAGGACTGATTAAGAGGGTTTTCAAAGATAGTCGTACTTATATCGTAACTCCTGAAAAAATATATAATTTAGTGGATGATACTGATGATCTGCTTGTTGATGTTAGCGGATTATTAGCAAGACAAGAATTCAAATCTATTAAAAGAAACTTACAGCGTGGCAAAAAGATAGGTGCTAAACTCGGAAGATGGACTAACGGAACTCCTCCTTTCCCCTATCGATATGAAGCTTCTATAAAAAATATTGTAGTTGATGAAGAAAAAAATAAAATCTATCAAGAAATGAAAAATATGATATTGAATGAACATCCTTGTTACGAAGTTTGCTGGTACTTAAATAATCGTGGTGTAAAATCACCAAGAGGTGGTATTTGGCATGAAAATACCGTTAGAAGGATTATGCTTGATGAAACACACTTAGGGAAAAAGATAACAAATAAAACGGAAGGCTCTGCCCATAAAAATAAAAAAACAAAACCTTTACGTCAACTACCTAGAGAAGAATGGGATATAGTCGAAAACTCTCACGAAGCTGTTAAAACTCAAGAAGAACATGAGCAAATTTTAACTATATTTTCTAAAAGAAAAATAGTGCCGCATCGGTCCCGTTCTGGGACTTATATTCTATCAGGTATCGTGTATTGTAGTAAATGTGGTAAAAGCATGCAATTTACCAATAAAGAAACAAAAAATGGCAATGTAGCTTACATACGAAAATGTCAAAAGAGCGATCCGTATGGCAATAGGTGCGAAAATCGAGGCATTATTGCTAATGCTATTTATGATGCAATTAACATCGAAGTACAAGCTTATGAATCACAATTATTAAAGCATGAAGAGTATGAAAATCAAGAAGAAATTAAACGTATCCAGGACGTTATTTCATTCAAACAATCTCAGATTAACAAATTAAATAATGCGCTTGCTAGAATAAAAGAACTTTATGAGATTGGTGATTATACACGAGAGGAATATCAAGATAGGAAGAAAGTAAGAGAGCGTGAAATAACTTCTACACAAAATGAAATAGAAGAATTAAAAGCTAAACAGAACGTTCAGGAAAGGGTTAATAATAAAGAGCGTATTATAAAAATAAAAGAATTTAAACAAATTTGGTCAGCTGAGGTAGAAAATAAAGTTAAAAACCAAGCCCTAAAGAAAATAATATCTAGAATTAATTATGAACGCGATGAAAATGGGAATGCTAAAATTGATATAGTATTTAATTAA
- a CDS encoding YxiG family protein produces the protein MFRSIEQWVDYIDEGCDILCINFNILKKELRLKIKITEQEQSIEHQIVFKNIASLYFNGGEGITRFEQINFEEYNWQIFEFSYHPNGIGNLENDMLKEFNTNINFIFDINQLLIAVEAYHVSFDANEFILRE, from the coding sequence GTGTTTAGAAGTATAGAACAATGGGTGGATTATATAGACGAAGGATGTGATATATTATGTATTAATTTTAACATACTTAAAAAAGAATTACGTTTAAAAATTAAAATTACAGAACAAGAGCAATCTATTGAACATCAGATAGTCTTCAAAAATATTGCCAGTCTTTACTTTAATGGTGGAGAGGGAATAACAAGATTTGAACAAATAAACTTTGAAGAATATAATTGGCAAATTTTTGAGTTTAGTTACCATCCAAATGGGATTGGAAATTTAGAAAATGACATGCTTAAGGAGTTTAATACAAATATAAACTTTATTTTTGATATAAATCAGTTATTAATTGCAGTAGAGGCTTATCATGTTTCCTTTGATGCAAACGAATTTATACTTAGAGAGTAA